Within Verrucomicrobiota bacterium, the genomic segment TTGACGTAATCTGGCGTAATGACCCAAGGCCAGTCGGTAATGACCCGGCCATCGGGCAACGCCACATCGTGCATTTCCAGCGTCAGGAAGCGCCCTTGCTGTAGTACCTTGCGGCGGGCCAGCGTTTTCCACGGTTGCATGGCGCTAGAATCCCAAACGGTCCAACCCGAGGCGGATGGTCTGCCACCAGCGCAAGGCGCGCGGTGCCCACCCCAGAAGGGTGCGCCAATGGCGAACCGCCACCATGCCGCCCACCACCGCCAGGCCGATCATCCAAGGGCGGCCCAGGGAGAACTTTCCAGCCAAGGATTCCACCCCCGAGGTTGCCTGCCGCTGCAACTGTGCCGCCTCAAACGCAATCAGTTGCCGCTGCAAGTCGCTTTGCAGCACCAGCATTTGTTTCAGCTCCTCAATTTCCTTTAGCCTTTGGGCCGGAGACATTCGGCGTCCTTCTGAAATTCGGCGATGGTTTGGGCGAACGGTTTGGGGCTGTTTTTAAGTTGGTGACGGATTCGCAGGAACAGCATTACCGCCAGGCCGACCAGCAGTGCGGCCGCCAACCCCAACCCGAGATAACCGGCGGTTTTCCAGAGCCACATGGCCAGGCAAACGGTGGCCATGACCAGCCCGGCCAACCCGACCGCCAAGGCGATGAGCAATCCCAGCAGCAAATCCAGCAGGCGCATCTTTTGCTCCTGGAGTTCCAGAGAGAATAAATGCAGCCGGTTGGCCACCAGGCCCAGGAACCGGCTGGCAATGCTTCTCAGCGCGGCAAAAATGCCGCCCCCACGTTCGCTGTCGTCCATGGCTTACTTTCTGCGAGCCAGGAGCACTCCAACCAGCAAACCGACGCCAAATGCAATTCCCATGGCTTGATAGGGATGCGTGCGGATGGCTTTATCGGTGGCTTTGGCGGCATCAATGGCTTTTTCTTCGATGCGGTGGCAGGTGTCCTTCGCCTTGTCCAGCGTGGCGATCAGGCGGCCACGTGCCGCCCGGGCTTTTTCCCCAAGCTTATCGGAGACTTCACCCGCTGTGACTTTGAGCAATTCTTCGGCATCCTGGGCGAGGATCCGCAAATCTTCCGCGACTTTTTCTTTTGAAGGTCCAGTTACGCTGTCTTGCATAGGGTTCCCTTTCGTTGGTAACAATTTATTCGGGTTTAATCTTCCCTTGTTTCCGGTTCCTGTCAAGGGTGGAATCTTGGGTTATTCTCCATTCCCATCGCCATCGCTCTTGCGCGGTGCCCATTGGCGCTGCACCTTTTGCGGCGGGGTGGTGTCCACCCGCACAAAGTAGGTGTCTTCACCGAACATCTCATCCACTTCCATCTGCAAATTACGGGAGGGGTTCACGCAAAATAATTCGTGTGCTTCAATGAACATTGGTTTTTCCTCAGGCATCATCAGGCAGAGGAAGAGCGGGCAGCGTCCAGGGTGACGCTGGATGATGGCCAAGGCCTGACGCAGACGTTCCTCAGTGAGGTGTGCGGTGTGCAACTTCAGGTGTACCTGCCTCGTGTAGCGGCGTGGCGCCTCGTCCAGTTTGAAGATTTCCTGCGGGAAAATCTTGGGTTTATCTTCGTCGTTATTGACTTCTCCAACCACCATGATGGCTTGGTTGAGAGTGAGCAGGGCGTGGTATTTATCGTAATTCTCGTTAAATACCAGCATGGTCATGGAACCATGCAAATCCTCCAGACCAACCATCATGTACGGTTTGTTGGTCTTCTTCGAGATGCCCGGTTGCACGCTGGTAACAAGGCCACCCAAGCGGGTGGGTTGCCGGGCGGTCACGGTTTTGGCCGTCTGTGAGTTGTGCAGGCAGTATTTTTCCAGAATGTCGGCATACGGAGTGAGCGGGTGGCCGGTCACGTAAAAGCCCAGCAGTTCCTTCTCAAAGGCGAGCAGCTCGTGTTGCGGCCATTCCTCCAGCTCGGGCAATTTCTCCGGTTGCTCCGCCGCGCGATCTTCGAGCATGCCGAAGAGGGTGTTTTGCCCGCGCTGCCGGTCTGAGACCACGCTGGCGGAGCGGGTCAGCACATGATCCATCCGCGCAAACTGGGTAGCCCGGTTCTGGCCGAAGTAATCACACGCGCCGCTCTTGATGAACGCTTCCAGCACTTTGCGGTTAATCGTGCGGCTGTCAACGCGCTCACACATGTCGAGCAGGGATTTGAACTTGCCGCCTTCCTCCCGCGCCTTAAGGATGATGCGTACCGCTGCCTCGCCAATGCCTTTGATCGCGGCGAGTCCGAACCGGATCGCCTTGCCATCGGGTGCGGGAGCAAAATAATCATCGCTCTCGTTGATGTCTGGCGGCAGGACTTCGATCTTAAACTGCCGCGCCTCCTCAATGAGGATGGACACCTTATCGTTGTCGCCCATGTCGTTCGTCAACATGGCGCAGAAGAATTCCACCGGGTAATTGGCCTTCAGGTAGGCCGTCTGATAGGCAACCACCGCATACGCCGCCGCGTGCGATTTATTGAAGCCGTACCCGGCAAAGTTCTGGAGCAGGTCGAAGATGGCATTGGCTTTATCCTTGGGAATATGGTTCAACGTGGCCGCGCCCTTGACGAAGGTGTCGCGGTGCTTCTCCATTTCCTCCACCTTCTTTTTGCCCATGGCGCGCCGCAACATATCCGCGCCGCCGAGCGTGTACCCGGCCAGCAACTGCGCTGCTTGCATCACCTGTTCCTGGTAAATCAATACCCCGTACGTTTCTTTGGAGATGGATTCCAGCAAGGGGTGATCATACGCAATTTTCACCTGACCATGGCGGCGCTTGATGAAGTCCGGGATCAAGTCCATCGGCCCGGGGCGGTAGAGTGAGATCAACGCCGTGATGTGTTCCACCGAGCCAATCTGGAACTTTCGGCACAAATCGCGCATTCCTCCGGATTCCAATTGGAACACGCCCACCGTGTTGCCCTTGTTGAGCAGATCGTAGGTGGCCGCATCGTTCAGCGGCAGATTCTGGATATCAATGTCGAGGCCTCGATGCTTCTTCACCAACTCGCAGGTGCGTCGGATGACCGTCAGCGTCTTAAGCCCCAGAAAGTCCATCTTCAACATGCCCAGGTCGCCGACGGGCCCCATCGCGTATTGGGTGACGATGGCGCCATCCTCGTCCTTCTTCAGCGGCAGTTGATTGTGCAGCGGTTCAGGGCCGATCACCACGCCGGCGGCATGCACCGAGGCGTTGCGCGTGATGTCTTCCAGCACGAATGCCGTGTCAAACAGCTCCTTGGTTTGCGGCTCGTTATCGTAAGCCTGCTTGAGTTCCGGCACGTCTTTGAGCGCCTTCTCCAACGTCATTTTCGCGTCCGTGGGAATCAGCTTGGAGAGGCGGTCGCAATCGCTGTAATTCAGGCCCATGACGCGGCCGACATCCCGCACCACGGATTTTGCGCCCATGGTGCCGAACGTGATGATCTGCGCGACGCATTCATCGCCATACGTCTGGCGCACATATTGAATGACGTCCGCCCGGCGGTCATCCGCAAAATCAATATCAATATCAGGCGGGTTGACGCGCTCGGGATTCAGAAACCGTTCGAACAGCAGCTCGTACCGGATGGGGTCCACGTTTGAGATGGTCAATAGATACGTGACTAGGGAACCGGCGGCGGAACCACGCGCTACGCAATCCACCCCGTGTTGCCGGCCATATTCCACGAAATCACCCACGATGAGGAAGTAATCCACAAAGTTGGTTTTCTCAATGACGGCCAGCTCCACATTCAAACGGTCCATCAACACCTTGAGCGCCTCCGCGACGACGGGATCCGTCAAGGCATTGGAAGCGGGACGCGCGATTTCGATGCCATTCTCCAGGGCTTTGCGAAGGGTCGGCAGGCGCAAGGGATATTCAATGCTTTCCGGGATGATCTCATTATCCTCGACTCGCGCCTGAAGCGTATAGCGCAGCTTAAGCCCTTCGACGGCTTTGTGCCGCAGTTGCAAGCCAGCGGGAATCTCGCGATGTTTAGGAAATACCGGGTAATGCAACTGCCCGAGCTTGATTTGCAGATTACATTTTTCCGCCACCTCCAGCGTATTGGTCACCGCCTCCGGTATGTCGGCAAACAGCGCCTTCATTTCCTCCGTCGAACGCAGATAAAACTGGCCTTCCTCATAGCGCATCCGCTTGGGGTCGGCGAGCATGGTTTGCGTGCCGATGCAGATCAGGCAATCGTGCGCGTGTGAATCGGACTGCTCCACGTAATGGACGTCATTCGTGGCCACCACCTTCAGTCCGAATTCCTTGGCCCATTGAATCAGATAACGGTTCACCTTGGCCTGCTCCGCGATGCCGTGGTTTTGCAGTTCCAGATAATAATTATCCGCGCCCATGACCTGCTTGAACCAATCCACCGTCGCGCGCGCCTTGTCCAGTTCCCCCTTCAAGATCAACTCCGGCACCTCGCCGGCGAGGCAGGCGGAAAGCACAATCAAACCCTCCCGATGCTTTTCCAGCATCTCTTTATCAATGCGGGGCTTGTAATAATACCCGTTCAGATGCGCATCCGAGACTAGCTTGACGAGGTTCTTATACCCGGCCTGATCCTTGGCCAACAGCACCAGGTGATTATAAACGTCCCGGCCACCGCTGGAAGTCTTCTTCTCCAACCTGCTGCCGGGCGCCACATACACCTCGCACCCGATGATCGGCTTGACGCCCGCCTCGCGCGCCGCCTTGTAAAAATCAACCGCCCCGTACATCACGCCATGATCCGTGATGGCGAGCGCGGGGAAATTCAGGGCATGGGACTTCTCCACCAGCCGGTCGAGGCGGCATGCCCCGTCCAGCAGTGAATACTCTGTGTGCAAATGCAGATGGACAAAGTCCGAATGCGTCATGGCAAAACTATGGAGCGTTGCCGCCTGCGGTCAAAGCAGAAAATGCAAAAATCCAACTTGGGTTATCATATCACGCACATGCTGCATCTTCGAGCCGGGGTTGCCACGATCAGACCGAGAAATACGGAACTGTTGCGTCAGAGTTGACGGGCTGGCGAACCGGCATTAGGCTCGCCGCATGATGCCATTTGTTCAATCAACCGGTTGCCAACTGTTCCTTGGTGGTCTGCTGGCCCTGGCGTGCGGTTCGACTGCGGCCGCGGACGGACCGGCGTTTGATTTGCGCCCCCAATGGGACACCAACGCGCCGCTCATCAACCCGCACAAGGGCTGGTATCACCATTATCCGGATAACCACATCGAAAAATATAAAATCGCGCAGGACAAGGATCTGCTCGAATTTCCGGGCATGGATCACGTGTATTTACGCCTGTCATGGGCGTACCTGGAGCCCATGGAGGGCCAGTTTGACTGGCCGGTGATTGACCGGATTATCGAGAAATGGACGGCGCATGGCCTGGGGATTGCCTTCCGCATCAGTTGCAAGGAGACCGGCACGGATCGCGTGGAGCAACAGTTCGCCACACCGAAATGGGTGATGCAGGCCGGTGCCAAGGGCGTCTATTATCGCATGGGCAAGGAGGTTGGCCCGGATGGCCCGTGGGAGCCGGATTTTGGCGATCCGATATTCCTCGAAAAGCTGGAGCATTTTCTCGCCGCGTTCGCCTCGCGTTATGATGGCAAACCCTGGCTGCGTTACGTGGATGTTGGCAGCATTGGCGATTGGGGCGAAGGCCACACCTGGGCCGGCAGCCGGAAGGAATGCGGGTTTGCGGTCCGGCAGCGACACCTGGACCTGCATCTGAAGTATTTCAAGAAGAGCCAGCTCGTGCTCTCCGATGATTATGTCTATGCGCTCACAAATCCCAAGGAGCGCCAGGCGGAGTGCGATTATGCGGTCGCGAACCGCATCAGTTTTCGCGACGACAGCATTCTGGTCAACAGCTACCTGCAAGGTCGCAGCGATCACTTCACCGTGCGCAGTCCGGAGTTTTTTGCCGCCGCGTATTTGCAGATGCCGACGGTGTTTGAGCTGGAACACTATGGCACGGTGAAGAAACAGGGCAACTGGGAGGCGCGCCCGGATTCTTCCGCGGCCAAATATGGCAAGGGCAAGAAGGGTCCGGAATATTTTCGCGGGGCCATGGGATTGCTGCATGCCACCTACATCGGTTATCATGGCTATGCCCACGAATGGCTCGCCGATAATCCGGAGTTGACCAAGGAACTGCTGAACCGGTGCGGCTACTGGTTCTTTCCTCATCGCCTCCGTTTCTCCGGGGCCTTGCGCGCGGGAGCCAGGCCGGTCATGGAAATGAATTGGGAGAATCGCGGAGTGGCCCCGGCTTACCGGCCGTATGAATTGCATGTGCGTTTGGAGGGGCCGCAGGTTTTCGAGCAGGTCGTGGATTCCGGCAACCAGCATTGGCTGCCGAAGGCGGCGGAGCCGTTCGTGGAAAAGTACCCGCTCAATCTGCCAGCCACGTTGAAGCCCGGTGCATACACGGTGAAGTTCAAGTTACATTCCCGCGAGGCCAGCCGGGATGTGTTCGTCGCTTTGCGGCCCGGCCTCCTGGACCAGGCAAACTACTATACCGCCGGTACGGTGACGGTCGGGCCGTAATTAGTGCGTTGGCGAAATGGTCAGCGCGCCTTCCACCTGTTTCACGCCCGGGCCTTGAACGACGGGTTGGCTCAGTTCCGGGCCGGGGGCGAGCAACTGATTGTCCTGGAGCAGGACGTGGTCGCACTGGGCGAGCCACACGGCGGCGTGGTTATCAATGCGATAGCGTTTGCCCGTGCTGTTGGGCGGCATGTGCAACAGGCGCACCAGGCGGTTGCTGCGAATCGTCACGTCCCGCGCGGAGCTGATGACGATGCCCGCGCCATTGCCGCCCTCAATCGTGTTGTTTTCGATGATGACCCGGCCATGCACTCCGGCGGGCCGCAACCCGCCATGGCCATCGTCGCCACCCATCACGGAAATGGCGCCGGCCTGGGGTGAATCGGGAAAGGGATTGAACATGTGCGCCTCGCGGATGAGGTTGTGGCGAATCACGATCTCGTCGATGCCCGCCGCCGCCTGGTGCGGCACCTCGGGAAGCACCGAGATGGCGAAGGGGCCCTCGATGCGGTTGCTCTCCACCAGACCCGAGGCCTTGATGAGAATGCGCCCCGAGCTGCGAACGGTGTTGTTGCGGAAGATGAACCCGTTCCCCTGGCGATCCAGATCGTACACGGAATCCCCCTCCTGCCATGGAACCTCGGCATCCACCGTCACCTGGCAGACATTGCCGCCGGGAAAGGCCGGGAGCAGATGCCAGTAACCCCACGGACCGGATTTGGCGAGGTGCTGCTCGATTGCGGGGGACAGGGCGGCGTCTTTACGCTTCAGCACCGTGCGGGAAACGACCCGCGCCACAGGGCCATTCAGTGAGGCCTGCAACCGATCGCCCGACTGCACGGCCATGGTGTCGCGCGCCGCGAGCAGCAAGGTGCGGCCTTCCCGTTTCACGATGACGTAATCGCTGCTTTGCACGCTCCAGGAATCGTCGCCCGCATCGCGAATCTCGCAACCTTCGGTGAGGACGCCTTGCCGGAGTGAACTGGTGAGGATGGCGTCGGCCTCCGTGCTGAGGATGCGCGGCTCGGTCGCTCCGGGCGGCGGTGGCCCGGGAACGACGCGGCAACCCAGGAACCGATGGTTGCCCTCGCCTCCCGAGGCGATGATGCCCATGCAATTGGAGGTGAAGACGGTGACATTCTGCAAGGTGATGTTGCCCGAATCTTCCACCGCCAGCGTGTGCGGCACCACGTTGTTGCCGTATCCCCCCATGGAGGCCAGGTCGCCCACCTGCGCGAAGGCTGCGGCGCTGCGGTTCTGTACCCGCACGATGCCACCGGGGCGCACTTCCGCTTTGCCGCCCCACATGAACGGTTTGTCCTGCTTGCGGTAGCGTGTCTGGCGATCCACGATATCCAGGCGGGTGTAGGGCTCGACGGGATAGCCGGCGTGAATCTTCACGTCCAGCCAACCCTCGGCGGGATTCACGGTGACGATCTCGCCTTGCGTGAAGGGCAACGGATCGTAATCAATTGTAAGCCCGCGCAGCGTCACGTTCGTGCAGCGGCTGATGTTCATGGCGCGCGTGGGGTGCTCGCAAATCATCGTCACGCCATCCGCGATGATCTCCAGGCCGGCTGCATTTCGCAGTTCCACGAGCACCCGTTCGCCCGGCTTCGGCACGCCGCGATAGATGCCCGGCGGAATCACCACCCGATTCGTTTTGGCGGTCACAGCCGCTTGCATGAGCTGGCGCAGTTCGACGATGGGATGAGCGGCGGCAATTGCCGCTGTTGCGCTGATTCCCTTGGCGAAGGGCAATAGCGCAAGGAGGGTTATGAGAATCCTGAGGATGTTCTGGCTGCCGATTGGAATTACCCTCATGGTCTGGCCTTCCACTGGTGGTACACATTCTTGAGAACTCCGGCGGCGGGTTTGAGCGTGCCGTCGGCGCGCACCAGGCCAAAGTGTGACTCGTTGGGGTTCTTGATCGGATAATCGTGCAGGCACCAGGCCAGTACCCCGGCCACCTGGTCTTTTTCCGCAGCGGTAAGCACGATCTGGTAGAGTCGGGCTTGTTCCGCCTCGGTGCCGGGGGCGTCGCTCAGCTTGCTGTGCAGTGACGGCTCAGCACCGAATTGGGGATCCCGCGCCGTGCTCATGCCGAATTCGCCAATGAGCAACGGCCGTGCGCCGCCCTTTTGACGATGCGTGGCGATGGGCAGGCTGATGCGCGCCGGGCCTTGCTTAAACAGCATGGTCTTGGGGCAATACTCATGGTATTGCAGCACATCCGGGAATCCGGTTTCCTTGAGCCGGTCGATGCGCCAGGTCAGGCCGATGGTGGTGGGATGATTGGTGTCCAGTTGGTGCGCCAGGGGGAGCGCTTCGCGAAGATAGGCGCGGGTGGCGTTGGTCCACTTGGCATCGTCATCCGGCTCGTTCATCAGATCCCAGAGCAGCACGCGGCCATCGTGGGCATGCGCCGAGATTATGGCGGTAAAGCCGCGTTTCCAGGCCGCGTCCGCGCCGGAGGTTGCCAGCCGCCGAGTGTCAAATTCCAGGCACACGATCAGACGGATGCCGTGACGCCAGGCGATGGCCAACAGTTGGTCGATTTTTTCCAGGTACGCGGGTGTTGGAGCACCGGAGTTATGCAACAGTCCCGCTTGCTCCAGCTTCGGGCTGAACTGCACAAACGTACGCACCGTGTTGATGCCGAGCGAGGCGGCCAGCGCCATGTCTTTCTCCCAGACCTCCGGCGGCGTTTTAGTCCAGAGACCGCCCCACGAGGTTTCGCGTGGATAATAATTCACACCGCGCACTGATAGCGGCGCAAGTTGCCGCACCATTTCCGCCGGGGCAGGGTTGGCGGCCTCCGCCAAGTTCGTTGCCATGAGCAGCAAGGGGATTCCCGCCGCGACGAGTCGCTGGCCGGCCAAGGTTATCAGTTGACGCTGGCGTTTCATGCAAAGTCGCAGCATGGGAAAATCCACGGGACAGTCAAGTCATTGTCGCTAGAAGGCGGATAAGCGCTTGACGGCGATGCGGGCGAAGGTACGCTCATGGACATGAGCCTTGACCAAAAGCAATGTGCCGTAGCCGCACGAATCGGGAAGACGAAACCAGCGCTGGTGAAAACACCGCTATTC encodes:
- a CDS encoding phage holin family protein — translated: MDDSERGGGIFAALRSIASRFLGLVANRLHLFSLELQEQKMRLLDLLLGLLIALAVGLAGLVMATVCLAMWLWKTAGYLGLGLAAALLVGLAVMLFLRIRHQLKNSPKPFAQTIAEFQKDAECLRPKG
- a CDS encoding DUF883 family protein; translation: MQDSVTGPSKEKVAEDLRILAQDAEELLKVTAGEVSDKLGEKARAARGRLIATLDKAKDTCHRIEEKAIDAAKATDKAIRTHPYQAMGIAFGVGLLVGVLLARRK
- a CDS encoding DNA polymerase III subunit alpha, giving the protein MTHSDFVHLHLHTEYSLLDGACRLDRLVEKSHALNFPALAITDHGVMYGAVDFYKAAREAGVKPIIGCEVYVAPGSRLEKKTSSGGRDVYNHLVLLAKDQAGYKNLVKLVSDAHLNGYYYKPRIDKEMLEKHREGLIVLSACLAGEVPELILKGELDKARATVDWFKQVMGADNYYLELQNHGIAEQAKVNRYLIQWAKEFGLKVVATNDVHYVEQSDSHAHDCLICIGTQTMLADPKRMRYEEGQFYLRSTEEMKALFADIPEAVTNTLEVAEKCNLQIKLGQLHYPVFPKHREIPAGLQLRHKAVEGLKLRYTLQARVEDNEIIPESIEYPLRLPTLRKALENGIEIARPASNALTDPVVAEALKVLMDRLNVELAVIEKTNFVDYFLIVGDFVEYGRQHGVDCVARGSAAGSLVTYLLTISNVDPIRYELLFERFLNPERVNPPDIDIDFADDRRADVIQYVRQTYGDECVAQIITFGTMGAKSVVRDVGRVMGLNYSDCDRLSKLIPTDAKMTLEKALKDVPELKQAYDNEPQTKELFDTAFVLEDITRNASVHAAGVVIGPEPLHNQLPLKKDEDGAIVTQYAMGPVGDLGMLKMDFLGLKTLTVIRRTCELVKKHRGLDIDIQNLPLNDAATYDLLNKGNTVGVFQLESGGMRDLCRKFQIGSVEHITALISLYRPGPMDLIPDFIKRRHGQVKIAYDHPLLESISKETYGVLIYQEQVMQAAQLLAGYTLGGADMLRRAMGKKKVEEMEKHRDTFVKGAATLNHIPKDKANAIFDLLQNFAGYGFNKSHAAAYAVVAYQTAYLKANYPVEFFCAMLTNDMGDNDKVSILIEEARQFKIEVLPPDINESDDYFAPAPDGKAIRFGLAAIKGIGEAAVRIILKAREEGGKFKSLLDMCERVDSRTINRKVLEAFIKSGACDYFGQNRATQFARMDHVLTRSASVVSDRQRGQNTLFGMLEDRAAEQPEKLPELEEWPQHELLAFEKELLGFYVTGHPLTPYADILEKYCLHNSQTAKTVTARQPTRLGGLVTSVQPGISKKTNKPYMMVGLEDLHGSMTMLVFNENYDKYHALLTLNQAIMVVGEVNNDEDKPKIFPQEIFKLDEAPRRYTRQVHLKLHTAHLTEERLRQALAIIQRHPGRCPLFLCLMMPEEKPMFIEAHELFCVNPSRNLQMEVDEMFGEDTYFVRVDTTPPQKVQRQWAPRKSDGDGNGE
- a CDS encoding DUF4832 domain-containing protein, yielding MMPFVQSTGCQLFLGGLLALACGSTAAADGPAFDLRPQWDTNAPLINPHKGWYHHYPDNHIEKYKIAQDKDLLEFPGMDHVYLRLSWAYLEPMEGQFDWPVIDRIIEKWTAHGLGIAFRISCKETGTDRVEQQFATPKWVMQAGAKGVYYRMGKEVGPDGPWEPDFGDPIFLEKLEHFLAAFASRYDGKPWLRYVDVGSIGDWGEGHTWAGSRKECGFAVRQRHLDLHLKYFKKSQLVLSDDYVYALTNPKERQAECDYAVANRISFRDDSILVNSYLQGRSDHFTVRSPEFFAAAYLQMPTVFELEHYGTVKKQGNWEARPDSSAAKYGKGKKGPEYFRGAMGLLHATYIGYHGYAHEWLADNPELTKELLNRCGYWFFPHRLRFSGALRAGARPVMEMNWENRGVAPAYRPYELHVRLEGPQVFEQVVDSGNQHWLPKAAEPFVEKYPLNLPATLKPGAYTVKFKLHSREASRDVFVALRPGLLDQANYYTAGTVTVGP
- a CDS encoding right-handed parallel beta-helix repeat-containing protein, with translation MRVIPIGSQNILRILITLLALLPFAKGISATAAIAAAHPIVELRQLMQAAVTAKTNRVVIPPGIYRGVPKPGERVLVELRNAAGLEIIADGVTMICEHPTRAMNISRCTNVTLRGLTIDYDPLPFTQGEIVTVNPAEGWLDVKIHAGYPVEPYTRLDIVDRQTRYRKQDKPFMWGGKAEVRPGGIVRVQNRSAAAFAQVGDLASMGGYGNNVVPHTLAVEDSGNITLQNVTVFTSNCMGIIASGGEGNHRFLGCRVVPGPPPPGATEPRILSTEADAILTSSLRQGVLTEGCEIRDAGDDSWSVQSSDYVIVKREGRTLLLAARDTMAVQSGDRLQASLNGPVARVVSRTVLKRKDAALSPAIEQHLAKSGPWGYWHLLPAFPGGNVCQVTVDAEVPWQEGDSVYDLDRQGNGFIFRNNTVRSSGRILIKASGLVESNRIEGPFAISVLPEVPHQAAAGIDEIVIRHNLIREAHMFNPFPDSPQAGAISVMGGDDGHGGLRPAGVHGRVIIENNTIEGGNGAGIVISSARDVTIRSNRLVRLLHMPPNSTGKRYRIDNHAAVWLAQCDHVLLQDNQLLAPGPELSQPVVQGPGVKQVEGALTISPTH
- a CDS encoding cellulase family glycosylhydrolase, with protein sequence MKRQRQLITLAGQRLVAAGIPLLLMATNLAEAANPAPAEMVRQLAPLSVRGVNYYPRETSWGGLWTKTPPEVWEKDMALAASLGINTVRTFVQFSPKLEQAGLLHNSGAPTPAYLEKIDQLLAIAWRHGIRLIVCLEFDTRRLATSGADAAWKRGFTAIISAHAHDGRVLLWDLMNEPDDDAKWTNATRAYLREALPLAHQLDTNHPTTIGLTWRIDRLKETGFPDVLQYHEYCPKTMLFKQGPARISLPIATHRQKGGARPLLIGEFGMSTARDPQFGAEPSLHSKLSDAPGTEAEQARLYQIVLTAAEKDQVAGVLAWCLHDYPIKNPNESHFGLVRADGTLKPAAGVLKNVYHQWKARP